Proteins co-encoded in one Polyangiaceae bacterium genomic window:
- a CDS encoding extensin family protein, with translation MAGPGYQWPPAVTYADGPEPGIPPVPPEAIPSATAAPAVFQPPPPPARFPTPMALPMPRVESQVPAGGSECIAKLGALGVNFERLDSRKGVETPVVVKGDLGGVRYVAGAGLPLELDCRMAVTLQEVGPLLRALGVSDLRFSGAYVYRMSRVGRLSYHAYGLAIDVHALRDAAGWHEVKTDFARGLPDGCAPSAPALNRVACELKRTGRFKEMLTPDYNADHHDHLHWGVAPLPQPDAPAPAAGQAALSLKRP, from the coding sequence GTGGCCGGCCCCGGCTACCAGTGGCCGCCGGCCGTGACCTATGCGGATGGGCCGGAGCCCGGCATTCCACCCGTCCCGCCGGAGGCGATTCCATCCGCCACTGCAGCGCCCGCGGTCTTTCAGCCGCCACCTCCCCCGGCGCGATTCCCGACGCCCATGGCACTGCCGATGCCACGGGTCGAAAGCCAAGTGCCTGCCGGGGGGAGCGAGTGCATTGCCAAGCTGGGCGCCCTCGGCGTGAACTTCGAGCGCCTCGACTCACGCAAAGGTGTCGAGACACCGGTGGTGGTCAAAGGCGATCTCGGCGGCGTGCGCTACGTCGCCGGTGCAGGCCTACCGCTCGAGCTCGATTGTCGCATGGCCGTCACCCTGCAAGAAGTCGGTCCGCTCCTGCGCGCCCTCGGTGTGAGCGATCTGCGCTTTTCCGGCGCCTACGTCTATCGCATGAGTCGTGTCGGGCGCCTGAGCTATCACGCCTACGGCCTTGCCATCGACGTGCATGCGCTGCGCGACGCGGCTGGCTGGCACGAGGTCAAGACCGACTTCGCGCGTGGGCTCCCCGACGGCTGCGCCCCGAGTGCTCCCGCGCTCAACCGCGTTGCCTGCGAGCTGAAGCGCACCGGGCGCTTCAAGGAAATGCTCACCCCCGACTACAACGCGGACCATCACGATCATTTGCACTGGGGCGTTGCGCCGCTACCACAGCCAGACGCGCCTGCACCCGCGGCGGGTCAGGCGGCGCTCAGCCTGAAACGGCCCTGA
- a CDS encoding radical SAM protein, with amino-acid sequence MANLGYIQVVRHCNHFCGFCSNPTTPYEHTFETMKELVDDFVARKYFGVILTGGEPTLHPELPRITAYAREVGLHVRMITNGTRLADEDFAREMAEAGLELVHVSVYSVRPEVEEQIRGTPATLPRAFAALENAARFGIQANVNCVINKLNADHLDENIRYFIRHHPEVRHFVWNNLDPSMGRAEVNQDMFTPRLRDFEVSLHRALALLQQSGRSFRVERVPLCYMTEFAWASTETRKIVKGEERIVHFLDAKQTVRQTSWGHIYAEGCDACTLRTICGGLFDRGDAYDPAELSPVFVSRDAIVKRVLFDGSDPTARFATFEDWQRDFESRCEETLAGAHSKDPRPADAPPVGVVSEESLKRYAKRRGGESLRAERHGVALEHEAEVEPNR; translated from the coding sequence ATGGCGAACCTCGGCTACATCCAGGTCGTTCGCCACTGCAACCACTTCTGTGGTTTTTGCTCCAACCCGACCACGCCCTACGAGCACACCTTCGAGACCATGAAGGAGTTGGTGGACGACTTCGTCGCACGCAAGTACTTCGGCGTGATCCTCACCGGGGGCGAGCCCACGCTGCACCCGGAGCTTCCTCGCATCACGGCCTACGCCCGAGAAGTGGGCCTGCACGTGCGCATGATCACCAACGGCACGCGCTTGGCCGACGAAGACTTTGCCCGCGAGATGGCCGAAGCGGGGCTCGAGCTCGTGCACGTATCGGTCTACTCGGTGCGGCCCGAAGTGGAAGAGCAGATCCGCGGAACGCCCGCAACGCTGCCGCGCGCCTTCGCCGCCCTGGAGAACGCCGCGCGTTTCGGTATCCAGGCCAACGTCAACTGCGTGATCAACAAGCTCAACGCCGATCACTTGGACGAGAACATCCGCTACTTCATCCGGCATCACCCCGAAGTGCGGCATTTCGTCTGGAACAACCTCGACCCGAGCATGGGCCGCGCCGAAGTGAACCAGGACATGTTCACGCCGCGCTTGCGCGATTTCGAAGTGTCGCTGCACCGCGCGCTTGCCCTGCTGCAGCAGAGCGGTCGCAGCTTCCGCGTGGAGCGCGTGCCCCTCTGCTACATGACGGAGTTCGCCTGGGCCAGCACCGAGACCCGCAAGATCGTCAAGGGCGAAGAGCGCATCGTGCACTTTCTGGACGCGAAGCAGACCGTGCGCCAGACGAGCTGGGGCCACATTTACGCCGAGGGCTGCGATGCCTGCACCTTGCGCACCATCTGCGGTGGCCTCTTCGATCGCGGCGACGCCTACGACCCCGCCGAGCTTTCGCCGGTGTTCGTGTCGCGCGACGCCATCGTCAAGCGCGTGCTCTTCGACGGCAGCGATCCCACCGCGCGCTTCGCGACCTTCGAGGATTGGCAACGCGACTTCGAATCGCGTTGCGAAGAAACCCTGGCTGGCGCGCACTCCAAGGATCCACGCCCGGCCGACGCGCCGCCGGTGGGTGTGGTCAGCGAAGAGAGCTTGAAGCGCTATGCCAAGCGCCGCGGCGGCGAGTCCCTGCGCGCCGAGCGGCACGGCGTCGCCCTGGAGCACGAGGCCGAGGTCGAACCGAATCGCTGA
- the mutH gene encoding DNA mismatch repair endonuclease MutH, with amino-acid sequence MDRVPPPQSAAELLERADALAGCSLGDVAGEHGVSLPLDLRRHKGIVGELIERALGATAGSRAEPDFPELGIELKTLPVDDRGHPCESTFVCTITPAEIADVEWETSRVRRKLARVLWVPVQGSRDLAVPVRRIGAPLLWSPSPEDERDLRFDWEELAGLIGRGEEERITGHLGRWLQVRPKAANASARRRGFDSEGAVTQALPRGFYLRARFTARLVEREYVTPAHALAARG; translated from the coding sequence GTGGATCGCGTGCCGCCGCCCCAGAGCGCCGCCGAGCTTCTCGAACGCGCCGATGCCCTTGCCGGCTGCAGCTTGGGCGACGTGGCAGGGGAGCATGGCGTGTCGCTTCCGCTGGATTTGCGTCGTCACAAGGGAATCGTCGGCGAACTCATCGAGCGCGCCTTGGGCGCGACTGCGGGCTCGCGCGCCGAACCGGATTTCCCCGAGCTAGGCATCGAGCTGAAGACGCTGCCGGTGGATGACCGCGGACACCCTTGCGAGTCCACCTTCGTCTGCACGATCACGCCCGCGGAGATCGCCGACGTGGAGTGGGAAACCTCGCGCGTGCGGCGCAAGCTCGCGCGCGTGCTCTGGGTGCCGGTGCAGGGCTCCCGGGACTTGGCGGTGCCCGTGCGTCGCATCGGTGCGCCGCTGCTGTGGAGCCCTTCCCCCGAGGACGAGCGCGACTTGCGCTTCGACTGGGAAGAGCTGGCCGGCCTGATCGGACGCGGAGAAGAAGAGCGCATCACGGGTCACTTGGGCCGCTGGCTACAAGTTCGACCCAAGGCGGCGAATGCCAGCGCCCGTCGTCGAGGCTTCGACTCCGAAGGCGCCGTCACCCAGGCGTTGCCGCGTGGTTTCTACCTACGTGCACGCTTCACCGCGCGCCTGGTGGAGCGTGAGTACGTGACGCCGGCCCACGCTCTTGCTGCGCGTGGGTGA
- a CDS encoding CBS domain-containing protein, whose product MSTQSVGQVMTPFPHSIDIGADVLAAKVLMDEHDIRHLPVMQERKIVGVLTDRDIQVAGALSSDDAPALVREVCHMPAYVVAHDTPLATVLEAMMERHISSAVVTDADALAGVFTLTDACRLLLDHVNRKH is encoded by the coding sequence ATGAGCACGCAGTCCGTCGGTCAGGTCATGACCCCGTTTCCGCACTCGATCGACATCGGCGCCGACGTGCTCGCCGCCAAGGTGCTGATGGACGAACACGACATCCGCCACCTGCCCGTGATGCAGGAGCGAAAGATCGTCGGCGTGCTCACGGACCGCGACATCCAGGTCGCCGGAGCGCTGTCGTCCGACGACGCTCCCGCGCTGGTGCGCGAGGTCTGCCACATGCCGGCTTACGTGGTCGCCCACGACACGCCGCTGGCGACCGTGCTCGAAGCCATGATGGAGCGACACATCAGCAGCGCGGTGGTGACCGACGCCGACGCGCTTGCGGGCGTGTTCACGCTGACGGATGCGTGCCGGCTCTTGCTCGATCACGTCAATCGCAAGCACTAG